The following proteins are encoded in a genomic region of Capra hircus breed San Clemente chromosome 16, ASM170441v1, whole genome shotgun sequence:
- the C16H1orf174 gene encoding UPF0688 protein C1orf174 homolog gives MRSRKLAGGVRSSARLRARSCSAASASAQDTHVATSAQTACQTPSSHKATDRRTSKKFKYDKGHLVKAGLQKHRSDSAAMPSETPGTHDPLASAEDGASLLGKEAGGSAPQGTAGPLPGRCGTESDASPAETEDEPLPPRHGAPVGGESNGGCPARDGVALDLEQGPAAPLLLDSSALLDDDSNQPMPVSRFFGNVELMQDLPPVSSSCPSMSRREFRKMHFRAKDDDEDDADGAET, from the exons ATGAGGAGCCGGAAG CTGGCAGGTGGAGTGCGGTCCTCAGCGCGCCTCCGAGCTCGGAGCTGCTCAGCCGCGTCAGCCTCAGCCCAGGACACCCACGTCGCCACGTCTGCCCAGACAGCATGTCAG ACTCCCTCATCACACAAAGCCACCGACAGGCGGACGTCCAAGAAGTTCAAGTATGACAAAGGTCATCTTGTGAAGGCAGGACTCCAGAAGCACCGGAGTGACAGCGCTGCCATGCCCTCCGAGACCCCGGGTACACACGACCCTCTGGCATCAGCCGAGGATGGGGCATCGCTTCTGGGAAAGGAAGCTGGTGGCTCCGCTCCCCAGGGAACAGCTGGTCCCCTCCCAGGGCGCTGCGGAACCGAGAGCGATGCCAGCCCGGCAGAGACTGAGGACGAGCCGCTCCCACCGAGACATGGGGCTCCTGTGGGAGGAGAGTCCAACGGTGGCTGCCCCGCTAGGGACGGGGTGGCACTGGACCTGGAGCAGGGCCCCGCGGCCCCACTGCTCCTGGACAGCAGCGCCCTTCTGGACGACGACAGCAACCAGCCAATGCCTGTGAGCCGCTTCTTTGGAAACGTGGAGCTCATGCAG GACCTCCCGCCAGtgtcctcctcctgcccttccaTGAGCAGACGCGAATTTAGGAAAATGCATTTCAGAGCCAAAGACGACGACGAGGATGACGCCGATGGTGCGGAAACGTAG
- the DFFB gene encoding DNA fragmentation factor subunit beta isoform X2, whose translation MSAVLRKPKTFKLRSLHSEKKFGVAGRSCEEVLRKGCRHLQLPVPGSRLCLYEDGTELTGDYFWSAPDNSELVLLTAGQTWQGFVSDISRFLSVFQEPHAGVIQAARQLLSDERAPLRQKLLADLLGTVSENIAAETRAEDPPWFEGLESRFRSKSGYLRYSCESRIRSYLREVTSGASLVGAEAREEYLRLVGSMQQKLQAAQYNSSYFDRGAKAGRRLCTPEGWFSCQGPFDVDDCTSRHSINPYSNRESRVLFSTWNLDHVIEKKRAVVPTLAAAVHDAEGREVDWEYFYRLLFTLENLKLVHIACHKKTTHKLHCDPSRVYCTPAASRRKRPARQRP comes from the exons ATGTCGGCGGTGCTCCGGAAGCCCAAGACGTTCAAGCTGCGGTCCCTGCATAGCGAGAAGAAGTTTGGGGTGGCGGGCAGGAGCTGTGAGGAAGTGCTGCGGAAGGGATGCCGGCACTTGCAG CTCCCTGTCCCTGGTTCCCGCCTGTGTCTCTATGAGGATGGCACAGAATTGACTGGAGATTACTTCTGGAGTGCCCCTGACAACTCAGAGCTTGTGCTTCTCACTGCCGGCCAGACCTGGCAGGGCT TCGTGAGTGACATCAGCCGCTTCCTGAGCGTGTTCCAGGAGCCACACGCGGGTGTCATCCAGGCCGCCCGGCAGCTGCTCTCGGATGAGCGGGCCCCACTGCGGCAGAAGCTGCTGGCCGACCTGCTGGGCACCGTCAGCGAGAACATCGCGGCCGAGACCAGGGCCGAGGACCCGCCGTGGTTTGAAG GCTTGGAGTCCCGTTTTAGGAGCAAGTCTGGCTATCTGAGATACAGCTGCGAGAGCCGGATCCGGAGCTATCTGAGAGAA GTGACCTCTGGCGCCTCCCTGGTGGGCGCAGAGGCTCGTGAGGAGTACCTGCGGCTCGTGGGCTCCATGCAGCAGAAGCTCCAGGCCGCCCAGTACAACAGCAGCTACTTCGACCGAGGGGCAAAAGCTGGCCGCCGGCTCTGCACCCCCGAAGGCTGGTTCTCCTGCCAG GGTCCTTTTGATGTGGACGACTGTACCTCCAGACACTCCATCAACCCCTACAGTAACCGGGAGAGCCGTGTGCTCTTCAGCACCTGGAACCTGGATCACGT AATAGAAAAGAAGCGTGCGGTCGTGCCCACACTGGCTGCGGCCGTCCATGACGCTGAAGGGAGAGAGGTGGACTGGGAGTACTTCTACCGCCTGCTCTTCACCTTGGAGAACCTCAAGTTAGTCCACATCGCCTGCCACAAGAAGACCACCCACAAACTCCACTGTGACCCCAGCAGGGTCTACTGCACCCCAGCGGCATCGCGGAGGAAGCGGCCTGCCCGCCAGCGCCCATGA
- the DFFB gene encoding DNA fragmentation factor subunit beta isoform X3, with translation MSAVLRKPKTFKLRSLHSEKKFGVAGRSCEEVLRKGCRHLQLPVPGSRLCLYEDGTELTGDYFWSAPDNSELVLLTAGQTWQGCKCWGSWRLMAKWNRKVLFEPTVAVVSDISRFLSVFQEPHAGVIQAARQLLSDERAPLRQKLLADLLGTVSENIAAETRAEDPPWFEGLESRFRSKSGYLRYSCESRIRSYLREVTSGASLVGAEAREEYLRLVGSMQQKLQAAQYNSSYFDRGAKAGRRLCTPEGWFSCQGPFDVDDCTSRHSINPYSNRESRVLFSTWNLDHVIEKKRAVVPTLAAAVHDAEGREVDWEYFYRLLFTLENLKLVHIACHKKTTHKLHCDPSRVYCTPAASRRKRPARQRP, from the exons ATGTCGGCGGTGCTCCGGAAGCCCAAGACGTTCAAGCTGCGGTCCCTGCATAGCGAGAAGAAGTTTGGGGTGGCGGGCAGGAGCTGTGAGGAAGTGCTGCGGAAGGGATGCCGGCACTTGCAG CTCCCTGTCCCTGGTTCCCGCCTGTGTCTCTATGAGGATGGCACAGAATTGACTGGAGATTACTTCTGGAGTGCCCCTGACAACTCAGAGCTTGTGCTTCTCACTGCCGGCCAGACCTGGCAGGGCTGTAAGTGTTGGGGATCTTGGAGACTGATGGCGAAGTGG AATAGAaaagttttatttgagccaa CGGTGGCAGTCGTGAGTGACATCAGCCGCTTCCTGAGCGTGTTCCAGGAGCCACACGCGGGTGTCATCCAGGCCGCCCGGCAGCTGCTCTCGGATGAGCGGGCCCCACTGCGGCAGAAGCTGCTGGCCGACCTGCTGGGCACCGTCAGCGAGAACATCGCGGCCGAGACCAGGGCCGAGGACCCGCCGTGGTTTGAAG GCTTGGAGTCCCGTTTTAGGAGCAAGTCTGGCTATCTGAGATACAGCTGCGAGAGCCGGATCCGGAGCTATCTGAGAGAA GTGACCTCTGGCGCCTCCCTGGTGGGCGCAGAGGCTCGTGAGGAGTACCTGCGGCTCGTGGGCTCCATGCAGCAGAAGCTCCAGGCCGCCCAGTACAACAGCAGCTACTTCGACCGAGGGGCAAAAGCTGGCCGCCGGCTCTGCACCCCCGAAGGCTGGTTCTCCTGCCAG GGTCCTTTTGATGTGGACGACTGTACCTCCAGACACTCCATCAACCCCTACAGTAACCGGGAGAGCCGTGTGCTCTTCAGCACCTGGAACCTGGATCACGT AATAGAAAAGAAGCGTGCGGTCGTGCCCACACTGGCTGCGGCCGTCCATGACGCTGAAGGGAGAGAGGTGGACTGGGAGTACTTCTACCGCCTGCTCTTCACCTTGGAGAACCTCAAGTTAGTCCACATCGCCTGCCACAAGAAGACCACCCACAAACTCCACTGTGACCCCAGCAGGGTCTACTGCACCCCAGCGGCATCGCGGAGGAAGCGGCCTGCCCGCCAGCGCCCATGA
- the DFFB gene encoding DNA fragmentation factor subunit beta isoform X1 has translation MSWSLRSQVRAQDQVVPLGGGEADGEGQQLSLVCFISRVLPICPLHCHLKCGGPGALGWWLSGQGKEVISQRPCSKAWWPLCLSSSVAVVSDISRFLSVFQEPHAGVIQAARQLLSDERAPLRQKLLADLLGTVSENIAAETRAEDPPWFEGLESRFRSKSGYLRYSCESRIRSYLREVTSGASLVGAEAREEYLRLVGSMQQKLQAAQYNSSYFDRGAKAGRRLCTPEGWFSCQGPFDVDDCTSRHSINPYSNRESRVLFSTWNLDHVIEKKRAVVPTLAAAVHDAEGREVDWEYFYRLLFTLENLKLVHIACHKKTTHKLHCDPSRVYCTPAASRRKRPARQRP, from the exons ATGAGCTGGAGCCTGAGGTCTCAAGTGAGGGCCCAAGACCAGGTGGTTCCACTTGGAGGAGGCGAGGCTGACGGGGAAGGGCAGCAACTCTCTTTGGTGTGTTTCATTTCCCGTGTTCTCCCCATCTGTCCTCTCCACTGCCACCTTAAATGTGGGGGGCCAGGAGCACTGGGCTGGTGGCTGTCGGGGCAGGGGAAGGAGGTGATTTCCCAGAGGCCGTGCTCCAAGGCCTGGTGGCCTCTGTGTTTGTCCTCTTCGGTGGCAGTCGTGAGTGACATCAGCCGCTTCCTGAGCGTGTTCCAGGAGCCACACGCGGGTGTCATCCAGGCCGCCCGGCAGCTGCTCTCGGATGAGCGGGCCCCACTGCGGCAGAAGCTGCTGGCCGACCTGCTGGGCACCGTCAGCGAGAACATCGCGGCCGAGACCAGGGCCGAGGACCCGCCGTGGTTTGAAG GCTTGGAGTCCCGTTTTAGGAGCAAGTCTGGCTATCTGAGATACAGCTGCGAGAGCCGGATCCGGAGCTATCTGAGAGAA GTGACCTCTGGCGCCTCCCTGGTGGGCGCAGAGGCTCGTGAGGAGTACCTGCGGCTCGTGGGCTCCATGCAGCAGAAGCTCCAGGCCGCCCAGTACAACAGCAGCTACTTCGACCGAGGGGCAAAAGCTGGCCGCCGGCTCTGCACCCCCGAAGGCTGGTTCTCCTGCCAG GGTCCTTTTGATGTGGACGACTGTACCTCCAGACACTCCATCAACCCCTACAGTAACCGGGAGAGCCGTGTGCTCTTCAGCACCTGGAACCTGGATCACGT AATAGAAAAGAAGCGTGCGGTCGTGCCCACACTGGCTGCGGCCGTCCATGACGCTGAAGGGAGAGAGGTGGACTGGGAGTACTTCTACCGCCTGCTCTTCACCTTGGAGAACCTCAAGTTAGTCCACATCGCCTGCCACAAGAAGACCACCCACAAACTCCACTGTGACCCCAGCAGGGTCTACTGCACCCCAGCGGCATCGCGGAGGAAGCGGCCTGCCCGCCAGCGCCCATGA